Proteins from a genomic interval of Thermoanaerobaculia bacterium:
- a CDS encoding class I SAM-dependent methyltransferase encodes MTLIRHAASGAIRRMRRFWNPAAAALPGEDYKSVWNRAAEKNAVDAIFTGADAAIFESSGEGDAARLRPLAGPGARVLNIGCGIGRVDRYLAPFVGELWGVDISGEMIARARARLAGFPNVRLRELGLGEFLSAFESGTFDLVFSFLVLQHMEREDAFRYLEDAARILRPGGALSVQFPNLLSPEYTAAFVEGARVATRSSGRVRAYTEAEVGHLLALAGFRVESMTVSAGARGNAEIYATARR; translated from the coding sequence GTGACGTTGATCCGACATGCCGCCTCCGGGGCGATTCGCCGGATGCGCCGCTTCTGGAATCCGGCCGCCGCGGCGCTGCCGGGAGAAGACTACAAGTCGGTGTGGAACCGCGCCGCCGAGAAGAACGCGGTGGACGCGATCTTCACCGGCGCCGACGCCGCCATCTTCGAGAGCTCCGGGGAAGGAGACGCCGCGCGGCTGCGCCCGCTGGCGGGGCCCGGGGCCCGGGTGCTCAACATCGGCTGCGGCATCGGGCGCGTCGATCGGTACCTCGCGCCGTTCGTCGGCGAACTGTGGGGCGTCGACATCAGCGGCGAGATGATCGCCCGCGCGCGGGCGCGCCTGGCCGGGTTCCCGAACGTGCGGCTCCGGGAGCTGGGACTCGGCGAGTTCCTGTCCGCCTTCGAAAGCGGGACGTTCGACCTCGTCTTTTCCTTCCTCGTCCTCCAGCACATGGAGCGCGAGGACGCCTTCCGGTATCTCGAAGATGCCGCCAGGATCCTCCGCCCCGGCGGAGCGCTGTCGGTCCAGTTCCCGAATCTGCTTTCCCCCGAATACACGGCGGCTTTCGTCGAAGGCGCCCGCGTCGCCACGCGCAGCTCGGGGAGGGTTCGCGCGTACACCGAGGCGGAGGTCGGCCACCTCCTCGCGCTCGCCGGATTCCGGGTCGAGTCCATGACGGTTTCCGCGGGGGCACGCGGGAACGCCGAGATCTACGCGACGGCCCGGCGGTGA